A part of Carettochelys insculpta isolate YL-2023 chromosome 1, ASM3395843v1, whole genome shotgun sequence genomic DNA contains:
- the LOC142014078 gene encoding antigen WC1.1-like, translating into MSGAEELRLVNGGSPCAGRVEVKHQEQWGTVCDDGWDETDAEVGRLPVPIPRSPCLGEQQERGSPRFKGVRLVNGSTECSGRVELQVLGDWGTLCDSGWDLADANVLCHQLDCGFAVSAPGGGYFGKGTGSVWKDTFHCNGNEPHLWQCPVTALGPSQCSHDNDASVVCSGRLESLRLRNGESRCDGRVEISLGGVWSRVLDEQWDMNDASVVCRVLQCGVAEKAYNPLKSERGTGPVGLRRVQCVGNETHLTLCNNSVSETAQAGIAEDVSVVCSGSGQIWLDDVNCTGNESELWECPSRGWGQHNCRHKEDAGVLCSEFTDLRLVSGSDCAGRLEVFYNGTWGSVCSNQMSTVTAVIVCKQLHCGDGGYIAGDSTYGEGSGPTWLDRVQCSEQHSSLWQCPSEPWNAESCDDRREETHITCTGNKAKPTLTPVPECPNSTSCTDQEKLRLVGGEDRCSGRVEVWYRGSWGRICDDSWDMADANVVCKQLDCGAAVSALGEAAFGEGTGPIWVETLHCRGTESSLWDCPARPWGESNCYHKGDAAVNCSGVTPKTDSPNTPAPLRRLSSDSGRVTVLVVVCIILGALLCLVLILLGVQVRSARAQRRGDKRPLDPFSEAVYEEIDYNLMREKQMFSRSVSYSDESVRKLQYYTGDSEGENDPGSEQDGASLEGSQLDYDNAEEPSWDDVPQTPSGPDAPALPGDALGDGYDDAREVSVPEDDSGLGRNGEEGSGRSDRNRDSQTGWNLHSLKHEVASGTEMETPFLPPTDTSYDDVELGDAGGIHVGKINWTN; encoded by the exons ATGTCAG GTGCTGAGGAGCTGAGGCTGGTGAATGGAGGCAGCCCCTGTGCTGGGAGAGTGGAGGTTAAAcaccaggagcagtgggggacGGTGTGTGACGATGGATGGGACGAGACAGATGCTGAAGTG GGCCGCCTCCCTGTGCCCATCCCCCGCTCACCatgtctgggagagcagcaggagcGCGGCAGCCCCC GGTTCAAAGGCGTTCGGCTGGTGAACGGCAGCACAGAGTGCTCAGGGAGGGTGGAGCTCCAGGTGCTTGGTGACTGGGGAACCCTGTGTGACTCAGGCTGGGATCTAGCAGATGCCAACGTTCTCTGTCATCAGCTCGACTGCGGATTTGCTGTATCAGCCCCAGGAGGAGGGTATTTTGGGAAGGGAACAGGCTCTGTTTGGAAGGACACGTTTCATTGCAATGGAAATGAGCCTCATCTCTGGCAATGCCCTGTCACTGCCCTGGGGCCCTCTCAGTGCTCACACGACAATGATGCCAGTGTGGTTTGCTCAG GTCGCTTAGAGTCGCTCAGGCTGCGGAACGGAGAGAGCCGGTGCGACGGCAGAGTGGAGATTTCCCTCGGTGGCGTGTGGAGCCGAGTGCTGGATGAGCAGTGGGACATGAACGATGCCAGTGTGGTGTGCAGGGTGCTCCAGTGCGGAGTCGCTGAGAAAGCTTATAACCCCCTGAAGTCTGAGCGGGGAAcaggccctgtggggctgagaagggtccAGTGTGTCGGGAATGAGACTCATCTGACTCTCTGCAACAACTCAGTGTCTGAGACAGCCCAGGCAGGAATTGCTGAGGACGTCAGTGTCGTTTGCTCGG GTTCTGGGCAGATCTGGCTGGACGATGTGAACTGCACTGGGAACGAATCTGAGCTCTGGGAGTGTCcttccaggggctggggccagcacaacTGCAGACACAAAGAGGATGCAGGAGTTCTCTGCTCAG AGTTCACAGATCTGCGGCTGGTGAGCGGCAGTGACTGTGCCGGGCGGCTGGAGGTTTTCTACAATGGGACGTGGGGCAGCGTTTGCTCCAATCAGATGTCTACAGTCACCGCAGTAATTGTCTGCAAACAGCTGCACTGCGGGGATGGAGGGTACATTGCTGGAGACTCTACATATGGAGAAGGTTCTGGTCCAACGTGGCTGGACCGTGTTCAATGCAGTgagcagcacagctccctctggcagtgcccgTCTGAGCCATGGAATGCAGAGTCCTGTGAtgacagaagagaagagacaCATATTACTTGCACTG GCAATAAAGCAAAACCAACTCTGACCCCAGTTCCTGAATGCCCAAACTCTACAAGCTGCACAG ACCAGGAGAAGCTGCGCCTCGTGGGAGGAGAGGACAGGTGCTCGGGCAGAGTGGAGGTTTGGTACCGTGGTTCCTGGGGTAGAATTTGTGATGACTCCTGGGACATGGCGGATGCTAACGTTGTGTGTAAACAACTGGACTGTGGCGCTGCTGTGTCTGCTCTGGGCGAGGCTGCATTCGGTGAGGGGACTGGTCCCATCTGGGTGGAGACGCTGCATTgcagagggacggagtcatctctgtgggactgtcctgccaggccctggggtgaGAGCAACTGTTACCATAAGGGGGATGCAGCTGTGAATTGCTCAG GTGTGACACCGAAGACAGATTCTCCGAATACTCCAG CTCCCCTGCGCCGCCTTTCATCCGACAGTGGGAGAGTCACGGTGCTCGTGGTGGTCTGCATTatcctgggggccctgctctgcctggtcctaatcctgctgggggtgcaggtgcgAAGTGCCAGGGCCCAGCGCAGAGGTGA CAAAAGACCCTTGGATCCATTCTCTGAGGCCGTGTACGAGGAGATTGATTATAACCTCATGAGAGAGAAGCAAATGTTCAGTCGCTCAG TCTCCTATTCAGATGAGTCAGTGAGGAAGCTGCAGTACTACACCGGGGACAGTGAGGGGGAAAACGATCCTGGATCAGAGCAAG ACGGAGCTTCCCTTGAGGGGTCCCAGTTGGATTATGACAATGCGGAAGAGCCTTCCTGGGATGACGTGCCCCAGACTCCAAGTGGCCCAG atgcccctgccctgcctggagatgccCTAGGGGATGGGTATGATGATGCCAGAGAAGTGTCTGTCCCTGAAGATGACTCTGGTTTGGGGCGGAATGGTGAGGAAGGCAGTGGGAGGAGTGACAGGAACAGAGATTCACAGACAG GTTGGAATCTGCACTCACTAAAGCATGAAGTTGCGTCTGGGACAGAGATGGAAACCCCGTTCCTGCCTCCTACTGATACAAGTTATGATGATGTGGAACTGGGTGACGCCGGGGGAATCCATGTCGGAAAAATTAATTGGACAAACTAG